One region of bacterium genomic DNA includes:
- the fdnG gene encoding formate dehydrogenase-N subunit alpha, producing the protein MIVATLTRRGFLKLTGVGVGTLALSELGFDLAHAYQVRQTLRIAGATQSHSVCPYCAVGCALVAYTRKEADGTVKILQIEGDPDSPITEGRLCPKGATAMQLATSARRVEHPLYRAPGASSWQTVSWDFVLDKIAQHVKATRDRTFVATDAAGNVVNRTEGMAFAGGATFSNEEGYLATKVMRGLGAVYLEQQARVUHGPTVVSLAATFGRGAMTNHWRDIKNADLILINGANPAEAHPVGFQWFMRAKLDPARGPGKGGGAKIIHADPRFSRTSAVSDIYLRIRTGTDVAYYGGLINYVLQSDLYHAEYVKHYTNAAFIVKEGYAFTDGLFSGYDKDKRTYDTSTWAYEGDEAANAAFERTQKEALAHGEAPSTGAGVSFAKRDDTLQNPRTVFQLLKKHYERYTPEMVSKITGIPPEDFLRVAKLVGEMGRPDKVMTIVYAVGLTHHTTGSQMIRTGAVLQLLLGNIGRPGGGMNAERGHANIQGNTDNAISWDILPGYMRVPAPGQKSLSDYVAKSASKKSDPHSWNFFGTNYRKFTVSLLKAWYGDAATKDNDFAFHYLPKPAGNSSWMSIFDQALRGKMEGLFLSGMMATSIGPDVNQVLQAQANLKWLVVMDPFPTTSSEFWHAPEMDPSKVQTEVFHIPCTHWIEKAGSFTNSGRWVQWKDQVIPPQGEARDDQSVLADLFQRVKALYQADQQNGKFPDPILHLTMDYKDPRKPELDEIAQEINGKDLKTGKRLATFAALKDDGTTTAGNWIYTGFYPEAGNLAKRRDGVQDPAKNDPTGMGFYPGWAWSWPLNRRVLYNRASADLDGQPWDPKRPGIQWEGKKWVGDVPDYPPTMDPKDPKAWLPFIMNGEGVGRLFSNSLLDGPLPEHYEPVESPIENPLHPQVSASPVAFLYDQAAGRPNRFGTAAEFPIIATTYRLTEHEHYITQQVPHLVQLQPEAFVELPEGLAREKGIKNGDMVRVLSKRGKIEVRAIVTKRLGQVEVGGKKVWQLGIPIHWGFVGISAELYPEKSKHWLVNQLTPFVGDANARTPEFKAFLVNVEKM; encoded by the coding sequence ATGATCGTGGCCACGCTCACGCGTCGAGGTTTCTTGAAACTGACGGGGGTGGGCGTGGGCACGCTCGCCCTCTCAGAGCTGGGGTTCGACCTCGCCCACGCGTACCAGGTTCGTCAGACTCTCCGCATCGCCGGCGCCACCCAATCCCACTCAGTTTGTCCGTACTGTGCCGTGGGGTGCGCGCTCGTGGCCTACACGCGGAAAGAGGCCGACGGGACGGTCAAGATCCTGCAAATTGAAGGCGACCCGGATAGTCCTATCACCGAGGGCCGGCTGTGCCCCAAAGGGGCGACGGCCATGCAACTCGCCACCTCGGCCCGGCGCGTGGAACACCCTCTGTACCGAGCGCCTGGCGCATCCTCCTGGCAGACGGTGTCCTGGGATTTTGTGCTGGACAAGATCGCCCAGCATGTCAAGGCGACCCGCGATCGGACGTTTGTTGCCACGGATGCGGCGGGCAATGTCGTCAATCGGACGGAAGGCATGGCATTCGCCGGCGGGGCGACGTTCAGCAACGAGGAAGGGTACCTCGCCACGAAGGTGATGCGCGGCCTGGGCGCGGTGTACTTAGAGCAGCAGGCCCGGGTCTGACACGGCCCCACGGTGGTCAGTTTGGCCGCCACGTTCGGAAGAGGGGCAATGACAAATCACTGGAGGGACATCAAAAACGCCGACTTGATTTTGATCAACGGCGCCAACCCGGCGGAGGCGCATCCGGTCGGGTTCCAGTGGTTCATGCGCGCCAAGCTAGATCCCGCACGCGGCCCCGGCAAGGGGGGTGGGGCCAAGATCATTCACGCCGATCCCCGCTTCTCCCGCACGTCGGCGGTGTCCGACATCTACCTCAGGATCCGGACCGGCACCGACGTGGCGTACTATGGTGGGCTGATCAACTACGTCCTCCAAAGCGACCTTTATCACGCCGAGTACGTCAAGCACTACACGAATGCTGCCTTCATCGTGAAAGAGGGCTACGCGTTCACCGACGGCTTGTTCAGCGGCTACGACAAGGACAAGCGGACCTACGATACGTCGACGTGGGCGTACGAAGGCGACGAGGCCGCAAACGCGGCCTTTGAGCGCACGCAAAAAGAAGCGCTCGCCCACGGCGAGGCCCCCTCCACGGGCGCCGGTGTCAGCTTCGCCAAGCGGGACGACACCCTCCAGAATCCGCGTACGGTGTTCCAGCTGCTGAAGAAACACTACGAACGCTACACCCCGGAGATGGTCTCGAAGATCACCGGCATCCCCCCGGAGGACTTCCTGAGGGTCGCGAAGCTCGTCGGCGAGATGGGCCGGCCCGACAAGGTGATGACGATCGTGTACGCGGTCGGGCTCACCCATCACACCACCGGTAGCCAGATGATTCGGACGGGCGCCGTGCTGCAGCTCCTGCTCGGCAACATCGGGCGCCCCGGCGGGGGCATGAACGCCGAGCGCGGGCACGCCAACATCCAGGGGAACACCGACAACGCGATCTCCTGGGATATCCTGCCCGGATACATGCGCGTCCCGGCACCCGGCCAAAAGTCCCTCAGCGATTACGTCGCCAAGAGCGCGTCGAAAAAGTCCGACCCGCATTCCTGGAACTTCTTCGGCACCAACTACCGGAAATTTACGGTGAGCCTGCTCAAAGCCTGGTACGGAGATGCGGCCACCAAGGACAACGACTTTGCCTTCCACTATCTCCCCAAGCCGGCCGGGAATTCCTCGTGGATGTCCATCTTCGACCAGGCCCTGCGGGGGAAGATGGAAGGGCTGTTCCTCTCCGGCATGATGGCGACGAGCATCGGTCCCGACGTCAACCAGGTGCTCCAGGCGCAGGCAAACTTGAAATGGCTCGTGGTCATGGATCCCTTCCCGACCACCAGCTCCGAGTTCTGGCACGCTCCCGAGATGGACCCGAGCAAGGTCCAGACCGAGGTCTTCCACATCCCGTGCACGCACTGGATCGAGAAGGCCGGCTCGTTCACGAACAGCGGTCGGTGGGTGCAGTGGAAGGACCAGGTCATCCCTCCGCAGGGCGAGGCCCGGGATGACCAATCGGTCCTCGCCGACCTTTTCCAGCGCGTCAAGGCACTGTACCAGGCCGATCAGCAGAACGGCAAGTTCCCAGACCCGATTCTGCACCTGACGATGGACTACAAGGACCCGCGAAAGCCCGAGCTGGACGAGATCGCCCAGGAGATCAATGGCAAAGACCTCAAGACGGGGAAGCGCCTGGCGACCTTCGCCGCGCTCAAGGACGATGGCACCACCACCGCGGGCAACTGGATCTACACCGGCTTCTATCCGGAGGCGGGCAATCTCGCCAAGCGACGCGATGGGGTGCAGGACCCCGCCAAGAACGACCCGACCGGGATGGGGTTCTATCCCGGGTGGGCGTGGAGCTGGCCGCTCAACCGGCGGGTGCTGTACAATCGTGCCTCGGCAGACCTCGATGGCCAGCCCTGGGATCCAAAACGCCCCGGGATCCAGTGGGAGGGCAAGAAGTGGGTCGGCGATGTGCCGGATTATCCTCCCACGATGGACCCCAAGGATCCGAAAGCGTGGCTGCCGTTCATCATGAACGGCGAGGGCGTCGGGCGGCTGTTCAGCAACTCGCTGCTCGACGGGCCGCTGCCCGAGCACTACGAACCCGTCGAGTCGCCGATCGAGAACCCGCTGCATCCCCAGGTATCCGCGTCGCCCGTGGCCTTCCTCTACGACCAAGCGGCCGGCCGACCCAACCGCTTTGGGACCGCGGCGGAGTTCCCAATCATCGCCACCACCTACCGCCTCACGGAGCATGAACACTACATCACCCAGCAGGTCCCGCACCTTGTCCAGCTCCAGCCAGAGGCCTTCGTCGAGTTGCCCGAGGGCCTGGCCCGGGAGAAGGGGATCAAGAACGGCGATATGGTGCGCGTGCTGTCAAAACGCGGCAAGATCGAGGTGCGCGCGATCGTGACCAAGCGGCTCGGCCAGGTGGAGGTCGGCGGCAAGAAGGTGTGGCAGCTGGGCATCCCCATTCACTGGGGCTTCGTCGGTATCTCGGCCGAGCTGTACCCGGAGAAGTCCAAACACTGGCTGGTCAATCAGCTCACCCCGTTCGTGGGTGACGCAAACGCCAGGACGCCCGAGTTCAAGGCGTTCCTCGTGAACGTTGAGAAGATGTGA